TGACAGCCTTCTATATAATAATAGTATCTTTAACAACTACTCCTTTGTCGATTCAAAAGAAAATCTCTTAATACAAATTTCTGATTGCGTAGTGGGTCTGATCGGCAAACATCTGAATTTCATCAATAATTTAAATCATAAAAACATAATTCAGCTAATTGATTCCCTTGATTCGGTACAAAGGAAGAATTTAAAATTGTTTGCTCAGCTATTAGAAAAATCCGAGAATATCAGTAAATTATTGATTCATTCCAGTACCAGTCTAGAGCACCGAGAGGCTGAGGCAGCTATACTTCAGTTCGCACTAATACTAGACTAACAATCAAACCGCCTGTCATTTAGGCCTCTGTATAGCTACAAATAAAAAAACATGACCCTATATTGAATTTACTTAACACATAACCCACTTGGATTTCCAACTAGGTTTAAGTCCAATATCTTCCCATGTTCATTGCTATATTTACGCATCTTATTTTTCGTATATATTGGATGGAAAGTATAGTTTTTATTAGACAAAACTTGCCCACTATCTTTCAATTTAGCAGCAAGGAAGGAAATCTTTTCTTTATTGATTATTTCATGAATTTGCCACACATATTTTTCAAAATACTCCTGTGGGACGCCTGTTGCTAGGAATAAATCTTTACTCTTCATATTCATTAATTCTTTTTCTATATCTTTCATATTCTGAGTCAGTATATCTTCGTCTTCCTTAACAGTAGTTTCAAGCGCTGTCACCTCCGATTTCGTTGTTCCATAATAAGGCATACTATTA
The sequence above is drawn from the Listeria weihenstephanensis genome and encodes:
- a CDS encoding DUF1643 domain-containing protein, whose translation is MVNYNEKYVNIASIKMDPPQTNEIEYRYKLEIDLVAREATNKNSKKTLLVIMMNPSKAKTDESDRTVNRVAKYAWCEGYKTVLIYNSMPYYGTTKSEVTALETTVKEDEDILTQNMKDIEKELMNMKSKDLFLATGVPQEYFEKYVWQIHEIINKEKISFLAAKLKDSGQVLSNKNYTFHPIYTKNKMRKYSNEHGKILDLNLVGNPSGLCVK